A single window of Acidobacteriota bacterium DNA harbors:
- a CDS encoding TonB-dependent receptor yields the protein MLGANNWVRMDHQEKVVPTMRLLPTMKIVPTAMILPNTFFRRYAMKRNIRLLALPMLGLLCAVVSLVSRMEAQTPTGTVTGMVRDESGAVIPGATVIVSNDATGIKRTLQSDAAGRYHAPGLDPGRYTVEVQNAGFQTEVRQGLQLTVGRGIEIDFSLRIGQISEKAVVTAEAPLVETVTNTLSGLVDEDTIRDLPLNGRSFDHLIALQPGVHWFRTGGHVPTGGLMSEYFTVGGSRALSNQYLVDGTELLGIGGQSILPGGVLGKNMGVDAIQEFNVLLGNYGAAYGKRSGGVVNIVTKPGTNTLHGSIYEFLRNDNFDARNFFDINSQPPEFKRNQFGGSMGGPIRKDQTFFFGTYEGLREVLGLTSRAVVPTDEARTRAVPAIVPYLALYPRANGRDYLDGTAEYNSSPARISSQDFFLGRFDNTFSEKDSLFLRYGYTKSKLRDPELNPLTFTGSNSAGHTLTLTEKRASATTLNEARFGFSRARSFSGTQFVIETSPSLEFMQGAGSVGQIDIGLVGAGSAGGAIVRAGNRNAQDRALVINQFEFADQVTHYRGAHSLQMGGTIQRIQHNENFQGIPLGTMEFNGLTDFLAGRPSRFTGAPPGTGDATKAYRRIYFAGYFQDDWKFRPNLSLNLGLRYEIMTVPTEASGDRISNYRTHFENGNRVVDSRPTLGSPFWQASHKLWSPRVGFSYNPDGEGKMVFRGGFGTFYDQLVSEFRFYTNANLPFFGNLQVNNPPFPLGLAGTGTTPLPAPQGVDHELKVPVKLQWNFSIQRQITANSALSVAYLGAHSYNLSRVADFNTPIPALVNGAKFFAAAPLPRRNPTLGGSQIVMTDTHGFYHGLQADLTQRMSNSLRGKFSYTFSRNIDEASSITGQEALGAPATAQDPENARDDRGLSSFDARHTFVSNLTYDLPKFASSGNGGGAAARIANGWQFSGIFTTNTGEPFTVLSGFNRSRSQSRSVADRPSLAAGKSNNPVVGAGAGCGVIAPGETLGGPARYYDPCAFVLPDIGTYGNLGRNTLIGPGFISVDFSLVKATSISERFQTEFRAEVFNLFNHANFGLPSNSVLNAPPAATPNLLSYRGAAGIISTTSNTSRQIQFGLKISF from the coding sequence ATGCTGGGCGCAAATAATTGGGTCAGGATGGATCACCAGGAAAAGGTGGTTCCTACAATGAGGCTTTTGCCGACAATGAAGATAGTGCCAACAGCGATGATTTTGCCGAATACATTTTTCAGGAGATATGCCATGAAGCGTAACATCCGTTTGCTCGCACTCCCTATGCTGGGTCTACTGTGCGCCGTCGTTTCGCTCGTTTCGCGCATGGAGGCGCAGACGCCTACCGGAACTGTCACCGGCATGGTGCGCGATGAGAGCGGCGCGGTTATTCCCGGCGCCACGGTTATCGTCAGCAACGACGCTACTGGCATCAAGCGCACGCTACAGTCCGACGCCGCAGGGCGCTACCACGCGCCGGGGCTTGATCCGGGACGCTACACCGTTGAAGTCCAGAACGCCGGTTTCCAGACAGAAGTGCGCCAGGGCTTGCAGCTCACCGTGGGACGCGGCATCGAGATTGACTTCTCGTTGCGCATCGGGCAGATCTCGGAGAAGGCCGTGGTAACCGCCGAGGCTCCGCTGGTCGAGACCGTCACCAACACCCTCTCTGGCCTGGTCGATGAGGATACCATCCGCGACCTGCCTCTCAACGGGCGCAGCTTCGATCACCTGATCGCCTTGCAGCCCGGCGTGCATTGGTTCCGCACCGGAGGACACGTGCCCACGGGCGGACTCATGTCCGAGTACTTCACGGTGGGAGGATCGCGCGCTCTCTCCAATCAATATCTGGTGGACGGCACGGAGTTGCTGGGCATCGGCGGGCAATCGATCCTGCCGGGTGGCGTGCTCGGCAAGAACATGGGCGTGGACGCCATTCAGGAGTTTAACGTGCTGCTGGGCAACTACGGCGCGGCCTACGGCAAGCGCTCGGGCGGCGTGGTGAACATTGTAACCAAGCCGGGCACCAACACGCTGCATGGCTCGATCTACGAGTTCCTGCGCAACGACAACTTCGACGCGCGCAACTTCTTCGACATCAACTCTCAGCCGCCCGAGTTCAAGCGCAACCAATTCGGCGGCTCGATGGGCGGTCCCATTCGCAAGGATCAGACATTTTTCTTCGGCACGTATGAGGGCCTGCGCGAAGTGCTCGGCCTCACCAGCCGCGCCGTGGTGCCCACTGATGAGGCCCGCACCCGCGCCGTGCCCGCCATCGTACCCTACCTCGCGCTCTATCCCCGCGCCAACGGAAGGGATTACCTCGACGGCACGGCTGAGTACAATTCGTCGCCAGCGCGCATCTCCAGCCAGGATTTCTTCCTCGGTCGCTTCGACAACACTTTCTCTGAAAAGGACAGTTTGTTCCTGCGCTACGGCTACACCAAGTCCAAACTGCGCGACCCCGAGTTAAATCCGCTGACGTTCACTGGATCGAACAGCGCCGGCCACACGCTGACGCTGACGGAGAAGCGCGCCTCGGCCACCACGTTGAACGAAGCGCGCTTCGGCTTCAGCCGCGCCCGGTCATTTTCCGGCACGCAATTCGTCATCGAAACCAGCCCGTCGCTCGAGTTCATGCAGGGCGCCGGTTCAGTCGGACAAATCGACATCGGGCTGGTCGGCGCGGGCTCGGCGGGCGGAGCAATCGTTCGCGCGGGCAACCGTAATGCGCAGGACCGTGCGCTGGTGATCAATCAATTCGAGTTCGCCGATCAGGTCACTCACTATCGCGGCGCGCACTCGCTGCAGATGGGCGGCACGATTCAGCGCATCCAGCACAATGAGAATTTCCAGGGCATCCCGCTCGGCACCATGGAGTTCAACGGCCTGACGGACTTCCTGGCGGGCAGGCCGTCGCGCTTCACCGGCGCGCCTCCCGGCACCGGCGACGCCACCAAGGCTTACCGCCGCATCTACTTCGCCGGATATTTCCAGGATGACTGGAAGTTTCGCCCGAACCTCTCGCTGAATTTGGGGCTCCGCTACGAGATCATGACCGTGCCCACCGAGGCCAGCGGCGACCGCATCTCGAACTATCGCACCCACTTTGAAAACGGCAATCGCGTGGTGGACTCGCGGCCGACTTTGGGCAGCCCCTTCTGGCAAGCCAGCCACAAGCTCTGGTCGCCGCGCGTCGGATTCTCCTACAACCCGGACGGCGAGGGCAAGATGGTGTTCCGCGGCGGCTTCGGCACTTTCTACGATCAGCTTGTCTCCGAGTTCCGTTTCTACACCAACGCCAATCTGCCGTTCTTCGGCAATCTGCAGGTGAACAATCCGCCCTTCCCCCTCGGCCTGGCCGGAACCGGGACGACTCCATTGCCGGCGCCGCAAGGAGTGGACCACGAGTTGAAAGTTCCTGTGAAGCTGCAATGGAACTTCTCGATCCAGCGGCAGATCACCGCCAACTCGGCTTTGAGCGTGGCCTATCTCGGCGCACACTCCTATAACTTGTCGCGCGTGGCCGACTTCAACACGCCCATCCCCGCGCTGGTCAATGGCGCAAAGTTTTTCGCCGCCGCACCGCTGCCGCGCCGCAACCCCACGCTGGGCGGCAGTCAGATCGTGATGACCGACACGCACGGCTTCTACCACGGCCTGCAGGCGGACCTGACGCAGCGCATGTCCAACAGCCTGCGCGGCAAGTTCTCCTACACCTTTTCGCGCAATATCGATGAAGCGTCGTCCATCACCGGTCAGGAAGCGCTCGGCGCGCCCGCCACGGCGCAGGATCCGGAGAATGCCCGCGATGATAGAGGACTCTCGTCGTTTGACGCGCGGCACACGTTTGTTTCGAACCTCACTTACGACCTGCCGAAATTTGCGTCTTCTGGAAACGGGGGCGGCGCGGCGGCGCGCATCGCCAACGGCTGGCAGTTCAGCGGCATCTTCACCACCAACACCGGCGAGCCCTTTACTGTCCTATCCGGCTTCAACCGTTCGCGCAGCCAGAGCCGCAGCGTGGCCGATCGCCCCAGTCTCGCCGCAGGCAAGAGCAACAATCCAGTCGTGGGCGCCGGCGCAGGTTGTGGCGTGATCGCGCCGGGCGAAACGCTCGGCGGGCCGGCGCGCTACTATGACCCCTGCGCGTTCGTGCTTCCCGACATCGGCACCTACGGCAACCTGGGGCGCAATACGCTCATCGGCCCGGGATTCATCAGCGTGGATTTCAGCCTGGTGAAGGCCACCTCCATCAGCGAACGTTTCCAGACCGAGTTCCGCGCCGAGGTGTTCAACCTGTTCAACCACGCCAATTTCGGACTGCCCAGCAATTCCGTGCTGAACGCTCCGCCGGCGGCCACGCCGAATCTGTTGAGTTATCGCGGCGCGGCGGGCATCATCTCGACAACCAGCAACACCTCGCGCCAGATTCAGTTTGGCCTCAAGATTTCGTTCTAG
- a CDS encoding undecaprenyl-diphosphate phosphatase, whose product MPLWQAIILGAVQGLTEFLPISSTAHLALLPWLLGWRDPGLTFDVALHVGTLVAVVIYFWKTWMELIAGGLRRCGLGTAKSTDSTDVDFVNSANKTVKVCNLGTADSTTNLSTSKGTQNFPNNTNFSPAQSAPTSPVEDGSLLWLLVLGTIPAAIVGLLFEKQVETTLRSPWVMGSALIVVALLMAYADRKQSGSKGLRHVGVADALLVGCSQAVALIPGVSRSGITITTGLFLHFQRDSAARFSFLLSTPIIAGACLKKLVDVYHQGLAPDALLPFAVGALVSAVTGYATIAFFLKFLQFGTFRIFVYYRFILGIIVLALAMSYRLNLTP is encoded by the coding sequence GTGCCGTTATGGCAAGCGATCATTTTGGGAGCGGTGCAGGGGCTCACCGAGTTTCTGCCCATCTCCTCGACGGCCCATCTCGCGTTGCTGCCCTGGCTTTTGGGCTGGCGCGATCCGGGTCTGACCTTCGATGTCGCCCTCCATGTGGGAACGCTTGTCGCGGTTGTCATTTATTTTTGGAAAACTTGGATGGAGTTGATCGCCGGTGGCCTGCGGCGATGCGGGCTGGGAACCGCTAAATCCACAGATTCCACCGATGTTGATTTTGTGAACTCTGCCAACAAAACCGTGAAAGTGTGCAATTTGGGCACAGCCGACTCTACCACGAATTTGTCTACCTCCAAGGGGACTCAAAATTTCCCAAATAATACAAATTTTTCGCCTGCTCAAAGTGCTCCCACCAGTCCAGTCGAAGACGGGAGTTTGCTCTGGCTACTGGTCCTGGGGACTATTCCCGCGGCGATTGTCGGGCTGCTGTTTGAGAAACAGGTGGAGACCACGTTGCGCAGTCCCTGGGTGATGGGGTCGGCCCTGATTGTGGTGGCGCTTCTGATGGCGTATGCGGACCGCAAGCAGTCTGGAAGCAAGGGTTTGCGGCATGTCGGCGTTGCCGACGCCCTGCTCGTGGGCTGCTCGCAGGCGGTGGCGTTGATCCCCGGTGTTTCCCGCTCGGGAATTACCATTACTACGGGCTTGTTTCTTCATTTTCAAAGGGATTCGGCGGCGCGGTTCAGCTTTCTGCTATCCACTCCCATTATCGCCGGGGCTTGTCTGAAGAAATTGGTGGACGTTTATCATCAAGGACTTGCGCCCGACGCGCTGCTTCCGTTCGCGGTGGGGGCGCTGGTCTCAGCTGTGACCGGATACGCTACTATCGCCTTCTTTCTCAAGTTTTTGCAGTTTGGTACATTCAGGATTTTTGTTTACTATCGGTTCATACTTGGCATAATAGTACTTGCTCTGGCTATGTCCTACCGTCTCAACCTTACCCCCTAG
- a CDS encoding diaminopimelate epimerase, with protein sequence MNSIRFTKAQGAGNDFLIVEGSVDLLPTPESKQLFCDRRYGAGGDGVIFLTVPGITTDVDASLRIFNSDGSEAEISGNGTRCVAAYLLHASGRDRDLTVQTVAGVKKLKLTAHKGTEFTFDMHMGKPIFDAHSIPFRPPQSVGEPVIGYELPLSGGPRKATITSMGNPHCSIAVDNFEWNWLDCGREIERHPYFPNRTNIEFYRPVSKHAIEVRYWERGVGETNSSGTGSSAAAVAAILNGHAESPVEVRTLAGALPVRWEADGVYLTGPAEIIFQGEYLI encoded by the coding sequence ATGAACTCGATTCGATTTACCAAGGCACAAGGCGCCGGAAACGACTTTCTCATTGTGGAGGGATCTGTCGATCTGCTGCCCACCCCTGAGTCCAAGCAGCTCTTCTGCGACCGGCGCTACGGCGCAGGCGGCGATGGCGTGATCTTTCTGACCGTACCTGGCATCACAACGGATGTGGACGCCAGCCTGCGCATTTTCAATAGCGATGGGAGCGAAGCGGAGATCTCCGGCAACGGGACGCGCTGTGTTGCGGCATATCTGCTCCATGCGTCGGGGCGGGATCGCGACCTAACGGTACAGACAGTGGCCGGAGTGAAAAAACTCAAGTTGACGGCACATAAGGGAACTGAGTTTACTTTTGATATGCACATGGGCAAGCCCATCTTCGACGCGCACTCGATTCCATTTCGCCCACCGCAATCGGTCGGCGAACCGGTGATTGGATACGAATTACCATTATCCGGCGGCCCACGCAAAGCAACCATCACTTCAATGGGTAATCCTCATTGCTCCATCGCAGTGGACAATTTTGAATGGAACTGGCTGGACTGCGGACGTGAGATCGAGCGGCACCCATACTTTCCGAACCGCACCAACATTGAGTTCTATCGGCCAGTTTCGAAGCACGCCATTGAAGTGCGCTATTGGGAGCGCGGCGTAGGCGAGACAAACTCTTCAGGCACAGGCAGCTCCGCGGCAGCGGTTGCCGCCATACTGAATGGCCACGCGGAGAGCCCTGTGGAAGTCCGCACGCTGGCTGGAGCGCTTCCGGTACGCTGGGAGGCCGACGGTGTCTATCTGACCGGCCCCGCCGAAATCATATTTCAAGGCGAGTATTTGATTTAG
- a CDS encoding DNA translocase FtsK, producing the protein MTWLTPTLNRRRNELIGLVWMAGALMALLSLVSFSTSDSSFHTAAAAAEIHNWIGTVGAHAADLMFQVFGVCAFLIPIGFGWLGWTMFRSRAVVETWIQAAGAAMLFLSIQAGLALIPYRLRFFEMFPAGGLLGGLISDGLRALLNRPGSTVFLALLALVSIYLLTSFSVEATSAWAEEKFAWVGAVREKLASIKSALIRRLRPAKVQPQPMVRTFHPAVNDKKRVINEIDNLSEAEPAADDDLEDEDIEPIAVQMPVMSRIYDSGRYQPPVPRVTHAYQLPSTSLLFAPEGPQEHHVEDLKRRAGVLTSKCQEFGVLGQVTQINPGPVVTTYEFKPEAGVKYNRITNLVDDLCLAMEAESILIERIPGKSTVGVEVPNPQREIIRLREILEAEVFTDPKSPLTVALGKEINGKLRVADLASMPHLLIAGSTGSGKSVAMNSLILSILFKSTPDEVKMILVDPKRLELGLYEGIPHLITPIITDPKVAANALRNCVKEMERRLKLLAEKGVRNIDQYNKLFDKPESLNLFEPPSEHQRLPYIVIFIDELADLMMVDSSNVEFSITRLAQMARAVGIHLVLATQRPSVDVITGLIKANFPARISFRVATKVDSRTILDSNGAEALLGKGDMLFSPPGSGRLVRVHAPLVTEAETAQVIEFWRAQATPNYVEEFLRPPVGEDGDDPIEDSEAEKDEMYEQAVRVIVEMGKASTSILQRRLRLGYGRAARLLDVMERDGIIGPPDGSRPREVLKRPDWYEEMDSTRVGV; encoded by the coding sequence ATGACATGGTTAACGCCGACGCTGAATCGCAGGCGAAATGAACTGATCGGGTTGGTCTGGATGGCCGGGGCGTTGATGGCCTTGCTCAGCCTGGTCTCCTTTTCCACTAGCGACTCATCATTTCACACCGCGGCTGCCGCGGCGGAAATCCACAACTGGATCGGCACGGTAGGCGCGCACGCCGCCGACTTGATGTTTCAGGTGTTTGGGGTTTGCGCCTTCCTGATTCCCATTGGCTTTGGCTGGCTGGGCTGGACCATGTTTCGCAGCCGCGCGGTCGTGGAAACCTGGATTCAAGCTGCGGGCGCGGCGATGCTTTTCCTAAGCATTCAAGCGGGTTTGGCGCTCATTCCCTATCGTCTGCGCTTCTTTGAGATGTTTCCCGCCGGGGGCTTGCTGGGCGGACTAATTTCGGACGGGCTGCGCGCGTTGCTGAATCGTCCCGGCAGCACCGTCTTCCTCGCGTTGTTGGCCTTGGTTTCCATCTACCTGCTCACCTCCTTCTCAGTGGAGGCCACTTCAGCTTGGGCAGAGGAAAAATTCGCCTGGGTCGGCGCAGTGCGTGAGAAGTTAGCCAGTATTAAGTCGGCACTAATCAGGCGCCTACGGCCAGCCAAGGTGCAGCCCCAGCCAATGGTGCGAACATTCCATCCAGCAGTAAATGATAAGAAGCGTGTAATCAATGAAATAGATAATCTATCTGAAGCAGAACCTGCGGCGGATGACGACCTCGAAGACGAGGATATTGAGCCCATCGCCGTGCAGATGCCGGTCATGAGCCGGATTTACGATTCCGGTCGCTACCAGCCGCCGGTGCCGCGCGTGACCCATGCATATCAGCTTCCCAGCACCAGCCTGCTGTTCGCACCTGAGGGCCCGCAGGAGCACCACGTGGAGGACCTCAAGCGCAGAGCCGGCGTGCTGACCAGCAAATGCCAGGAGTTCGGCGTGCTTGGCCAGGTTACCCAGATCAACCCAGGCCCCGTGGTTACCACCTATGAGTTCAAGCCGGAGGCTGGAGTTAAATACAATCGTATCACTAACTTGGTAGATGATCTTTGCCTGGCGATGGAAGCCGAATCCATCCTCATTGAGCGCATCCCCGGCAAGTCGACGGTGGGTGTTGAAGTACCCAACCCGCAGCGCGAGATCATCCGTCTGAGGGAGATACTGGAGGCCGAGGTCTTCACCGATCCCAAGTCGCCCCTGACCGTGGCCTTGGGTAAAGAGATCAATGGTAAACTGCGCGTCGCCGACTTAGCCTCCATGCCGCACCTGCTGATCGCGGGTTCTACAGGCTCGGGCAAAAGCGTGGCCATGAACAGCTTGATCCTGTCCATTCTGTTCAAGTCCACTCCGGACGAAGTGAAGATGATCCTGGTCGATCCGAAGCGCCTGGAACTGGGGCTTTACGAAGGCATCCCGCACCTGATCACGCCCATAATCACCGACCCAAAAGTCGCCGCCAACGCCCTGCGCAATTGCGTCAAAGAGATGGAGCGGCGTCTTAAGTTGTTGGCCGAGAAGGGTGTTCGCAACATTGACCAGTACAACAAGTTGTTCGATAAGCCGGAAAGCTTGAATCTGTTCGAGCCGCCCAGCGAGCATCAGCGCCTGCCCTACATCGTCATATTCATCGACGAGCTGGCCGACTTGATGATGGTCGATTCGAGCAACGTGGAGTTCTCTATCACGCGTCTGGCGCAGATGGCCCGCGCCGTCGGCATTCATCTTGTGCTGGCTACGCAAAGGCCCAGCGTGGATGTCATCACCGGACTCATCAAGGCCAACTTCCCTGCCCGTATTTCATTTCGCGTGGCTACCAAGGTTGACTCGCGCACCATCCTCGATTCGAATGGAGCGGAAGCATTACTAGGCAAAGGAGATATGCTATTCTCGCCGCCCGGCTCAGGACGCCTCGTGCGCGTCCATGCCCCACTGGTTACCGAGGCTGAGACCGCACAAGTAATCGAGTTCTGGCGCGCTCAGGCCACGCCAAATTATGTGGAAGAGTTCTTGCGCCCTCCAGTGGGTGAAGATGGGGACGATCCGATCGAGGATAGCGAGGCCGAAAAGGATGAGATGTACGAGCAGGCCGTGCGCGTGATCGTGGAGATGGGCAAGGCTTCCACATCGATCCTTCAGCGACGCCTGCGACTGGGCTACGGACGCGCCGCGCGCCTGCTGGATGTGATGGAGCGCGACGGCATCATTGGCCCGCCTGACGGCAGCAGGCCACGCGAAGTATTGAAGCGTCCCGACTGGTATGAAGAGATGGACAGCACACGGGTGGGAGTCTAG